A window of Acidobacteriota bacterium genomic DNA:
ATGTCGCTGACCGTAGTCGACTGTCAGACAGTGGCACACGAGGCCCTCCTCCCTGGCGATGGCCAGAACGGTCGTCGAGTCCAGACCACCGGAAAGCAGCACCACGGCAGGAGCGCATTCGGTCATGAAGATATTGTGCCGCCATCAAAGGAGATTCGGAAGTGTTGAGTTTTGAGTTATCAGTTTTGAGTTGCCGCCACCCTCCCCGATCCCGGGCGGGTTGGGGGAACTCAAAACTCAAAACTAAGAACTCAAAACTGAGCGGTGGCGCTAGCTCGCCGCCTCTCGGCGCGCCGATTCCCAGAGCTGCTCGACGGTTTCGTCGTCGGGTGCCGGCACGGCGGCGGCTCGTTGCTGCAGGTCGCGACCGAGCGTTCCCATGCGCGCGGTCATCTCGGACAGCCGGGTTGTAACGGTCTTGTCTTCGGCAGCCACGGCTTCCAGGTGATGCACGATTTCCTCTATCCGATCGCATGCGTTGCAGATCAGCACGCCGTGATTGCGGGCGTGGACGGCCTTGATCACCCTCTCCGGCAGATCTCCCCATTCCTGGAGAGCGCCCATCTCGATGTCGTCGGCCAGCACCACCGGCGAACCACGGAGATTCGTTGCTTTCTCGACGACCGGTCGCGACAGAGAAGCGGGACGCTCGCTGTCGCCCAAACCAGGCACCACTACATGAGCGACCATGACGGCGGGGTAGTCGGCGCCGAGCTCTTCGAATACCGATATCTGGCGTGCCATTTCGTCGGCTCCCGGATCGAGGATGGGAAGCTCCTCGTGCGTGTCTGCGGCCACAGACCCGATTCCCGGGAAGTGCTTCGTGCAGCCGGAGACCCCCCAAGTGCCGAGGCCCTCGTTGAAGAGCTTGGCCAAAGCGACGACCCGCTCGGGATCGTGCCCGAAGCACCGGTTCTGTCCACTCAGGCAGCCGCCAGGACAGTCGATATCGACCACCGGGGCGAGATCAAGGTGGATGCCGAGGCTGCGGCAGGCGGCGCCGGCAGCCTCGCCGAGGGCACGGACGGCGCGTCTGCCCGCGGCCGACGCTTCGGCTGCGGAAGGCAGATCGCCCCACAGGCCTGTGAGCCGATTGACCACGCCTCCCTCGAGGTCGGCAGAAACAAACGGCCTCGGTTCGATGTCGTCGAGGCCTGCGACCAGATTCCGTACCTGATCTGGGTCCTCGACGTTGCGCGCGAACAGAATAATTCCGGCTGGACGCGTCTTGTCGAGAAGCGCCCGGTCCTCATCTGTGATCGAAGTGCCGGGCAGCCCAATTACGAGGGGCAAGGAATCAGTTCTGTTCATGCACCTTTCCGTGGAGTTCCGCGAGCAACTCGAGGGCCTCCCGAGGAGTGATTCCGTCGACGTCGAGACGACGCAGGCGATCCGATATCTCGTCCACCGGCGCACGGAAGAGATCGAGTTGGTTGATGCGTTCTGCATTGGCCGTCCGCGGGGTCTGCATCACCGGATCGCCGGAGATCTTGAGCTCGTGCCTTTCAATATTGGCCAGGACCTCCTCGGCGCGTGCACAAACGGTGTTCGGGACGCCCGCGAGGCGGGCGACATGGATTCCGTAGCTGTTGTCAGCAGGGCCTTCGACGACTCGGTGGAGGAAGAGGATCGAGCCGCGCCACTCTTTGACCGCCATCGATCGATTGACCAACCTCGGCAGCATGCGCCCGAGATCGGTCAGCTCGTGGTAATGGGTCGCAAAGAGCACCAACCCGGCATGCTCCTCCTGGTCGTGCAGAAACTCGACGATTGCCCAGGCCAGGGACAGGCCGTCGAAGGTCGCAGTGCCACGTCCCACCTCGTCGAGAATCACCAGAGAGCGCGGAGTTGCATGGTGGAGGATGTTGGCGGTTTCCGTCATCTCCACCATGAAAGTGGATTCACCCCTGGCCAGCATGTCCGAAGCGCCGACCCTGGTGAAAATTCGATCGGTGAGGCCGATCTCCGCCTCCCTTGCCGGTACGAACGAGCCGGCATGGGCCATCAGCGTTATCAGGGCGCACTGTCTGAGATAGGTCGATTTGCCTCCCATGTTCGGGCCGGTAAGAAGGACGATTTGACTGGTCTGGGGGTGGAGGCGGCAGTCGTTTGGAATGAAGTGCGGATCTCGCTGGACGTCTTCGAGCACCGGATGGCGGCCCTCGCGGATGACGATGCCGGCGTCGTCCACCATCACTGGTCGGCAGTAATTCGAGCGTCGAGCCCGGTCGGCAAAGGCGCACAGCACGTCAAGCTGGGCGAGAATCTCGGCAGAAACCGCGATCCGTTGGGCATGATGCGACAATGATTCCACCAGCTCGGCATACAGCTGGCGGTCGAGCGCAGTGGCCTGTTCCTCGGCGGACAGAATACGAGACTCGAGCTCCTTCAGCTCGGGCGTGATGTACCTCTCCGCGTTAGTCAGAGTTTGACGCCGTTCGTAGTCGTCCGGGACGCGGTCGAGGTTCGCCTTGCTGATCTCGATGAAGTAACCGAAGACCTTGTTGTACTTGACCTTGAGAGAGCCGATTCCAGTTCTGGTCCGTTCCTGGGATTCGATGCCGGCCAGCATCTCCTTGCCGCCGCGCGCGAGGCTTCGCTGCTCGTCCAGCTCATGGTTCCAGCCTCCGGCGATCACGCCCGCACCGGCGATCTGCGCGGGTTCCTCGGCGAGGCGCTGGTGGAGGATTTCCGCGAGATCAGGCATCGGGTCAAAGGTTTCGCCGAGCCCGCGAAGCCTCGACGAGGTAGCCTGCTCGATCGTGTCGGCGACCGCCGGCAGGCGATCGAGACCTGCCCTCAGGCCGTGCAGTTCCCGCGGCGTGGCGAGGCCGAGGCCAATGCGTGCGGCGAGGCGCTCGAGATCGGGTAGGCCGTCAAGAGCAGATTGAAGATCTCGCAGCAACTCTGCTCCATCCACGAGTTCGGCGACGGCACGGTGACGTTCTCCGATTTCCTCGAGGTCGTTGCTCGGTCGCACCAGCCAGTCACGGAGCAACCGCGAACCCATCCTGGTCTCGGTATGGTCGAGGATATCGATCAGCGATCCCTTGCGCGTTCCGTCGGCCGAGCGCTCAATCTCCAAGTTGCGAAGGCTGGCGCGGTCGAGAATCAGCGCATCTCCCGTCTGGTGGCAGGTGAAACCGCGAAGATGGCTGAGGGCGCCTTTCTGTGTATTTTCGACATAACCGAGAAGAGCGCCAGCCATTCCGACCAGTGGCTCCCCGGAGTCGAGCCCGTAGCCACGAACCGAGCTGACGCCGAGCACGCGGCGCAAGCGTTGCTCGCCGGCCGATGGCGAGAAGGTCTCGGGCGGCACCGGCGTGACGGTCGGCCTGGGGATTTCCACTGGCCACAGGTCTTTCCAACCATCCCAGTCCTCAGTTACCAAAACCTCGCGCGGCCGAAGACGAGCGAGCTGCTCGGTAAGGGACTCCCGGTCACTGCTTCTCATGCCTTCGAACGTGCCGGTGCTGATCTCAATCCACGCCAGGGCCGAGGCTTCGCTGTCTCCGCCGAAAGCGGCGAGGTAACAGTGCTCAGAACCCTCGAGGAGTCCGGTGTCGGAAATCGTCCCAGGCGTATGCGTGCGTATGATTTTGCGGCGAACGAGCCCCTTCGCCGTGGCCGGATCCTCGACCTGTTCGGCC
This region includes:
- the mutS gene encoding DNA mismatch repair protein MutS, which produces MTPMLRQYLELKEQAGSALLLYRMGDFYELFFEDAQVAAPVLGITLTRRRQNDSVDAPMCGVPHHAFDGYLGKLLDAGFRVAVAEQVEDPATAKGLVRRKIIRTHTPGTISDTGLLEGSEHCYLAAFGGDSEASALAWIEISTGTFEGMRSSDRESLTEQLARLRPREVLVTEDWDGWKDLWPVEIPRPTVTPVPPETFSPSAGEQRLRRVLGVSSVRGYGLDSGEPLVGMAGALLGYVENTQKGALSHLRGFTCHQTGDALILDRASLRNLEIERSADGTRKGSLIDILDHTETRMGSRLLRDWLVRPSNDLEEIGERHRAVAELVDGAELLRDLQSALDGLPDLERLAARIGLGLATPRELHGLRAGLDRLPAVADTIEQATSSRLRGLGETFDPMPDLAEILHQRLAEEPAQIAGAGVIAGGWNHELDEQRSLARGGKEMLAGIESQERTRTGIGSLKVKYNKVFGYFIEISKANLDRVPDDYERRQTLTNAERYITPELKELESRILSAEEQATALDRQLYAELVESLSHHAQRIAVSAEILAQLDVLCAFADRARRSNYCRPVMVDDAGIVIREGRHPVLEDVQRDPHFIPNDCRLHPQTSQIVLLTGPNMGGKSTYLRQCALITLMAHAGSFVPAREAEIGLTDRIFTRVGASDMLARGESTFMVEMTETANILHHATPRSLVILDEVGRGTATFDGLSLAWAIVEFLHDQEEHAGLVLFATHYHELTDLGRMLPRLVNRSMAVKEWRGSILFLHRVVEGPADNSYGIHVARLAGVPNTVCARAEEVLANIERHELKISGDPVMQTPRTANAERINQLDLFRAPVDEISDRLRRLDVDGITPREALELLAELHGKVHEQN